The sequence below is a genomic window from Microbulbifer hydrolyticus.
TAAAACCGAGTTCCGCCAATTCCTTCAGTTTTTCCAGAAACAGTGCACGGTTGCCGCTTTTATCCAGTTCCGCGGCAATCGGCTTCAGTTCACTCTCGGCAAACTGACGCGCGGCCTCCTGGATCATCTGTTGTTCTTCGGTCAGCTCGAAATTCATGGGGTCTCACCTCGCTTGGTACATTCTGTCGCCAGGACCTTTTGGGTCGCGACTCATTATTGGTTTTATCGGTTTATCAGGATCGCTGAAAAAACAGACGCTTCAACGCGCCCTGCTGTATCGCCACACCCAGCAAGATCATTGCCAGGCCCGCGATAGTGGCTAGCTGGATTTTTTCACCCACCAGCAGCGCAATCAGCAGCAGCGACAAGGGTGGGGAAAGATAGATGAAATTACTGATCCGGGCCGTGTTGTCGCAGCTCATCATTGCTGCCTGCCATAGCAGAAAGGCAATGCCCATTTCGAACAACCCGACATACAGCGCACCCAGCCAGCCCGCGAGCGGTGGCCACTGCCAGGCCTCTCCCCAGCCCTGCCACAACAGTGTGCCCGCGAGCCACGGCAGACCGCAGCAACATGTCAGGAACAGGTTCACTGCGGCGGTGCCACCAATGCGGGTATTCAACAACCAGTAACAGGACCATATCAACGTACTGAGGAGTGCCAGAGTCACGCCCCAGGGCTGATCAAATTGCAGCCCCAGGAGATCGCCGCCGGTGGCGATCACCAGTACGCCGGTATAGCAGACCAGCCCCGCTAGGAGGTCCTGCCGGCGCAGCTTTTGCTTCAATAGAGGAACGGAAAGCAGCGCCAGCAGCACACCCCAGGTGTAGTTCAACGGCTGCGCCTGCTGTGCCGGGAGTAGTTCGTACGCGTGAAATAGCGTCAGGTAATAAAGGAAAGGATTACAGAAGCCTAGCGCAATATACCAGCGGTGGTTGCGCCGCCAGCTTGCGCCGATTTCAGCACTGCGCCCCTGCCAGAATATGGCGACGAGCATGAATACGGCCGAAACCACCGACGCAATACTGACCAGCTGCAGAGGCGTCAGGTACTGCAGCGACAACTTGAATGCGCTCGCGACCGTGGACCAGCAAAGCACCGCAGCCAGCGCCAACGAGGTGGCGCGGCGATTGGCCTTGCTGGCGGCAGGGAGAGATTCCACTCGATCCACTAGACTCGATCCAATGACAGCATATGTGTTTGACGGGCCGCTGCGTGACTATCGCTTGCCGGACTTGGGTTCCGGGTCCGGTACGGCAACCGAAGTGTCGGTTTTGACTTCCTGCATCACCACGTAGGTATGTGTTTCACGCACACCCGGGACGGATGCGAGCTTCTCGCCGAGGAATCGCCGGTAACCGAGCATATCCTTGATACGGATTTTGACCAGGTAATCGAAACCACCGGCCACCATATGGCACTCCTGAACCTCTTCGAGACTGGAAACATGCTTATTGAACGCTTCCAGAGTTTCCGTGGCGGTATCCGACAGGGATACCTGGATATACACCACCAGGCCCGCGTCGACCTTGAGCGGGTCGAGCAATGCCACATACTCCTGAATAAACCCTTCGCGCTCCAGGCGCTTCACCCGCTCCAGGCAAGGCGTGGGACTCAGGTTTACCCGACGGGCCAGCTCAACGTTAGGCAAGCGGCCAGCGCGCTGCAGAATGCGCAGAATCTGGCGATCAATGCGGTCCAGATCTTCCAACTTCCGAGACATACAAAATACCCTACTGGTGATTAACCGAATAAGCCCTATATTTAACCACACTATTTCGCAATATGGCGATTAATTCTGGGACGTTTACCACATAATCCGGTTTTTTATCCTGCACCCTTATTCTAGTCTGGGAGTACACATGTCTACACAGTTCGCCGGCCAATTGACCAAAGAGTTGCAAAATGCCCGCCAGAAGGCCCGTGAATACCTGCACGCCGACGAAAATCAGTGCGTCAGCGAGCTTTTGGCCGCCCCCCGCCCCGGGGAAGCCCTGCGAGAAAAGATTCTGGCCACTGCCAGCCAGCTGGTGGTCAAATCCCGCGAACAGCGCAGCAAGCGCGGCACGCTGGATGCCTTCCTGCAGCAGTTCGGTCTGTCCAATAAAGAAGGCGTGGCCCTGATGTGCCTGGCAGAGTCCCTTCTGCGCGTCCCGGACGCCGATACCGCAGACAAGCTGATCGCAGAAAAAGTCCATTCCGGCAACTGGTCCAGCCACCGCGGCCAGTCGGATTCCCTGTTCGTGAATGCCTCCACCTGGGGGCTGATGCTTACCGGCAATATCGTCGAACTGGACCCGGACATCACCGAGAAGCCCTCCACCCTGATGAAACGCCTGGTCAGCCGCATGGGTGAACCCATGGTGCGCACTTCCATGATGCAGGCGATGAAGATCATGGGTGGCCAATACGTTCTCGGACGCACTATCAAGGAAGCCCTGAAGCGCGGCCCCGCGGAGAACAAGCCCGGTACCCGTTTCTCCTTCGACATGCTCGGTGAAGGTGCCCGCACCATGGCGGACGCCAAACGTTACTTCGACGCCTACATGATGGCGATCGAGGCAATCGGCGCAGACAACCTGAAGAAAAGCAGCGAGCAGCGCGATGTGGCGCAAGCCAATGGTATTTCCATCAAGCTCTCCGCCCTGCACCCCCGCTACAGCGAGTTGCAGCGTGAGCGGGTGATGAGCGAACTGCTGCCCACGGTGAAAGAACTCTGTCTGGCCGCAGCCAAGTTCGATATGGGACTTAATATCGACGCCGAGGAAGCCGACCGCCTGGATATCTCCCTGGATATTTTTGAGGCACTGGCCCGCGCACCGGAGCTGAGAGACTGGCAAGGCCTCGGGTTTGTTCTGCAGGCCTACCA
It includes:
- a CDS encoding DMT family transporter yields the protein MDRVESLPAASKANRRATSLALAAVLCWSTVASAFKLSLQYLTPLQLVSIASVVSAVFMLVAIFWQGRSAEIGASWRRNHRWYIALGFCNPFLYYLTLFHAYELLPAQQAQPLNYTWGVLLALLSVPLLKQKLRRQDLLAGLVCYTGVLVIATGGDLLGLQFDQPWGVTLALLSTLIWSCYWLLNTRIGGTAAVNLFLTCCCGLPWLAGTLLWQGWGEAWQWPPLAGWLGALYVGLFEMGIAFLLWQAAMMSCDNTARISNFIYLSPPLSLLLIALLVGEKIQLATIAGLAMILLGVAIQQGALKRLFFQRS
- a CDS encoding Lrp/AsnC ligand binding domain-containing protein; amino-acid sequence: MSRKLEDLDRIDRQILRILQRAGRLPNVELARRVNLSPTPCLERVKRLEREGFIQEYVALLDPLKVDAGLVVYIQVSLSDTATETLEAFNKHVSSLEEVQECHMVAGGFDYLVKIRIKDMLGYRRFLGEKLASVPGVRETHTYVVMQEVKTDTSVAVPDPEPKSGKR